One segment of Myxocyprinus asiaticus isolate MX2 ecotype Aquarium Trade chromosome 41, UBuf_Myxa_2, whole genome shotgun sequence DNA contains the following:
- the twsg1b gene encoding twisted gastrulation protein homolog 1-B, whose protein sequence is MQSSSTSVFLFLLSGLSLSLACNKALCASDVSKCLIQELCQCRPSDGNCSCCKECMMCLGTLWEECCDCVGMCNPKNYSDTPATAKSTVEELYRPIPSLFRALTEGEAPINMMVVSFPVAEELSYHENLVSFLETMEDTHQNISLPGNSIHASYDNTADKMCTVVYFDDCVSIRQCKQYCESMGGSKYRWFHNACCECIGPECVDYGSKAVKCMNCLY, encoded by the exons ATGCAGTCTTCATCAACATCAgtatttctctttcttctgtcGGGACTTTCTCTTTCTTTGGCTTGTAATAAAGCTCTGTGTGCCAGTGACGTCAGCAAGTGTCTCATTCAG GAGTTGTGTCAGTGCCGGCCGTCAGATGGCAACTGCTCGTGTTGTAAGGAGTGTATGATGTGTCTGGGGACTCTGTGGGAAGAGTGTTGTGATTGTGTTG GCATGTGTAACCCCAAAAACTACAGCGACACGCCGGCGACCGCTAAGAGCACTGTGGAGGAACTGTACCGACCAATCCCATCTCTCTTCAGAGCGCTCACTGAGGGCGAAGCACCAATCAACATGATGGTGGTGTCATTTCCTGTGGCCGAAGAACTGTCCTATCACGAGAACCTGGTGTCTTTCCTGGAGACCATGGAGGACACGCATCAGAACATCTCGTTACCCGGAAACAGCATCCACGCCAGCTACGACAACACTGCAG ATAAGATGTGCACAGTTGTGTACTTTGATGACTGTGTGTCTATTCGTCAGTGTAAGCAGTACTGCGAGTCGATGGGCGGATCGAAGTATCGCTGGTTTCACAACGCGTGCTGTGAATGCATCGGACCCGAGTGCGTCGATTACGGCAGTAAAGCCGTCAAGTGCATGAACTGTCTGTACTGA